In the Cheilinus undulatus linkage group 19, ASM1832078v1, whole genome shotgun sequence genome, one interval contains:
- the pld1b gene encoding phospholipase D1 isoform X2: protein MLRQSDPNSSTLQLVANDMTGIMEKLDTRELDLGDGEYDTTDISAPADHLPFTAIYNTVGFKESEARVFLSSPITAKILEVERHTSAQDRFYVTTQRSISKSMPAVFKIELKHGEFTWLVKRREKHFIDLHRELRTYKTFMRLPLPTRSHTIKREAAAEGVRQMPNLPRGGGDDLGREEQVSSRRKQLEDYLNKLLNMPMYRNYHATTEFIDVSQLSFIHDLGPKGLEGMVLKRSGGHRIPGMNCCGHSKMCYRWSKRWLVVKDSFLLYMKPDSGAISFVMLVDKEFSIKMDSKETETKHGVRIDSLSRSLVLKCSSYRHARWWGQAIEDFVRKHGSAFLTDHRFGSFAREEVNIPAKWYVNGKTYMEDVADALEEAKEEIFITDWWLSPEIFLKRPVVEGNRWRLDCILKRKAQQGVHIFVMLYKEVELALGINSGYSKRTLLHLHPNIKVMRHPDHVSSAVYLWAHHEKIIVIDQSVAFVGGIDLAYGRWDDREHRLTDVGSVTRSHLENAEAASSNMAAPANGSSSAPQTNGKGVFTVTDSVDQPKLKSQGRMKRTRFSIRRHLQKHGFASADSDSDLEEEARSGSVRSLHTGVGELFGNTRFWHGKDYCNFVHKDWIQLDKPFDDFIDRHTTPRMPWHDIASVVHGKAARDVARHFIQRWNFTKLVKPKYRSLSYPCLLPKSHTTAGEQRYQVPNCIPAKVQILRSASDWSAGIKYHEESIHNAYVHTIENSQHFVYIENQFFISCADNRHVFNKIGDAIAERIIKAYREGKKYRVYVVTPLLPGFEGDINTGGGSAIQAVMHFNYRTMNRGDHSIISQLKREMGDQWMNYISIAGLRTHADLEGKLVTELIYVHSKMLIADDNTVIIGSANINDRSMLGKRDSEVAVIVEDSETVPSVMDGQVYQAGKYALQLRLECFKTILGAHTDTSIDVTDPISDHFYKEVWMATCARNATIYQKVFRCLPSSDVRNIFELEGYLTKPGLDKEDPNKAQEELKKIRGFLVQFPLQFLSEQNLLPPIGSKEAMVPMEVWT, encoded by the exons ATGCTGCGGCAGTCCGACCCCAACTCCAGCACCCTGCAGCTGGTAGCTAATGATATGACAGGTATTATGGAGAAACTGGACACTCGAGAGCTTGACCTGGGAGACGGAGAGTACGACACGACCGACATCAGCGCTCCAG CGGATCATTTACCCTTCACAGCGATCTACAACACGGTGGGTTTTAAGGAGTCTGAGGCCAGAGTGTTTCTGTCCTCGCCAATCACGGCGAAGATCCTGGAGGTGGAACGCCACACCTCAGCTCAGGACCGCTTCTACGTCACCACGCAGAGGAGCATCAGCAAG tCAATGCCGGCGGTGTTTAAGATCGAGTTGAAGCACGGTGAGTTCACGTGGCTGGTGAAGAGGAGGGAGAAACACTTCATCGATCTGCACAGAGAGCTGAGGACATACAAGACATTCATGAGGCTGCCGCTGCCCACACGCAG TCACACGATAAAGAGGGAGGCAGCCGCAGAGGGGGTGAGGCAGATGCCCAACCTCCcccgaggaggaggagatgatcTGGGCAGAGAGGAGCAGGTTTCCAGTAGAAGG AAACAACTTGAAGATTACTTGAATAAACTCCTGAATATGCCGATGTACAGAAACTACCATGCAACG ACGGAGTTCATCGATGTCAGCCAGCTCTCCTTCATCCATGATCTGGGACCCAAAGGCtt AGAAGGGATGGTGCTGAAGAGATCCGGGGGCCATCGTATTCCCGGGATGAACTGCTGTGGTCACAGTAAAATGTGCTACCGCTGGTCCAAACG ctGGCTGGTGGTGAAGGACTCGTTTCTGCTCTACATGAAGCCAGACTCTGGTGCTATCTCCTTTGTGATGCTGGTTGACAAAGAGTTCAGCATCAAGATGGACTCCAAGGAAACTGAGACCAAACACGGCGTTCGAATCGACAGTCTGTCCAG GTCACTGGTGCTAAAGTGCAGCAGCTACAGACACGCCCGCTGGTGGGGTCAGGCAATCGAAGACTTCGTCCGGAAGCACGGCTCGGCCTTCCTCACCGACCATCGCTTTGGATCCTTTGCCAGAGAGGAAGTCAACATCCCTGCCAAATG GTATGTGAACGGGAAGACGTACATGGAGGATGTTGCGGATGCTCTTGAAGAAGCCAAAGAGGAAATCTTCATCACAGACTGGTG GTTAAGTCCAGAAATCTTCCTGAAGCGGCCGGTCGTTGAAGGCAACCGCTGGCGTCTGGACTGCATCCTGAAACGCAAAGCA CAACAAGGAGTCCATATCTTCGTGATGCTGTATAAGGAGGTGGAGTTAGCTCTGGGCATCAACTCTGGATACAGCAAACGAACTCTGCTGCACCTCCACCCCAACATCAAG GTGATGCGTCACCCGGACCACGTCTCCTCTGCCGTCTACCTGTGGGCACATCATGAGAAGATCATTGTTATCGACCAATCAGTGGCCTTCGTTGGTGGGATTGATCTGGCGTACGGTCGTTGGGATGACAGAGAACATCGACTGACAGATGTTGGGAGCGTCACACGCTCACACTTGGAAAAC GCTGAAGCTGCCTCTTCCAACATGGCCGCTCCCGCCAACGGCAGCAGCAGTGCTCCTCAGACCAACGGGAAGGGCGTATTCACGGTGACAGACTCAGTGGACCAGCCCAAACTGAAGAGTCAGGGGAGGATGAAGAGGACTAGGTTCAGCATCAGGAGACACCTGCAGAAACACGGGTTCGCCAGTGCTGACAGCGACAGTGACCTGGAGGAAGAAGCCA GAAGTGGCTCAGTACGCAGTCTTCATACAGGGGTGGGAGAGTTGTTTGGAAACACACGCTTCTGGCACGGGAAAGACTACTGCAACTTTGTGCACAAGGACTGGATCCAACTGGACAAACCGTTCGATG ATTTCATTGACAGACACACAACTCCCAGAATGCCATGGCACGACATCGCCTCAGTGGTTCATGGGAAAGCAGCTCGAGACGTGGCCAGACACTTTATTCAACGGTGGAACTTTACCAAG CTGGTGAAGCCAAAGTACCGCTCTCTGTCGTACCCATGTCTGCTGCCCAAGTCTCACACCACGGCCGGAGAGCAGAGATACCAAGTCCCCAACTGCATCCCTGCCAAAGTCCAG ATCCTTCGCTCAgcctctgattggtcagctggTATCAAATACCACGAGGAGTCCATCCACAACGCCTACGTCCACACCATCGAGAACAGCCAACACTTCGTCTACATAGAG AATCAGTTCTTCATCAGCTGTGCCGACAACAGACACGTTTTCAACAAGATAGGAGATGCCATCGCAGAGAGAATCATTAAAGCATACAG GGAGGGTAAAAAGTACCGAGTATACGTGGTGACGCCTCTGCTGCCTGGCTTCGAAGGAGACATCAACACTGGAGGGGGCAGCGCCATCCAGGCCGTCATGCACTTCAACTACAG GACGATGAACAGAGGAGATCACTCCATCATCTCACAGCTCAAGAGAGAGA tgGGAGACCAGTGGATGAACTACATCTCCATTGCTGGTCTGAGGACTCACGCTGATCTGGAGGGGAAGCTGGTCACCGAGCTCATCTACGTCCACAGCAAGATGCTGATCGCAGACGATAACACCGTCATCATCG GGTCTGCGAACATCAACGACAGGAGCATGCTGGGAAAGAGGGACAGCGAGGTGGCGGTGATAGTGGAGGACTCAGAGACGGTGCCATCAGTGATGGACGGTCAGGTCTACCAGGCAGGGAAATATGCCCTGCAGCTCCGCCTCGAGTGCTTCAA GACAATTCTCGGCGCTCACACTGATACCTCCATTGACGTCACTGATCCAATCAGCGATCATTTCTACAAGGAGGTGTGGATGGCCACCTGCGCTCGCAACGCCACCATTTACCAGAAG
- the pld1b gene encoding phospholipase D1 isoform X1 — translation MLRQSDPNSSTLQLVANDMTGIMEKLDTRELDLGDGEYDTTDISAPAADHLPFTAIYNTVGFKESEARVFLSSPITAKILEVERHTSAQDRFYVTTQRSISKSMPAVFKIELKHGEFTWLVKRREKHFIDLHRELRTYKTFMRLPLPTRSHTIKREAAAEGVRQMPNLPRGGGDDLGREEQVSSRRKQLEDYLNKLLNMPMYRNYHATTEFIDVSQLSFIHDLGPKGLEGMVLKRSGGHRIPGMNCCGHSKMCYRWSKRWLVVKDSFLLYMKPDSGAISFVMLVDKEFSIKMDSKETETKHGVRIDSLSRSLVLKCSSYRHARWWGQAIEDFVRKHGSAFLTDHRFGSFAREEVNIPAKWYVNGKTYMEDVADALEEAKEEIFITDWWLSPEIFLKRPVVEGNRWRLDCILKRKAQQGVHIFVMLYKEVELALGINSGYSKRTLLHLHPNIKVMRHPDHVSSAVYLWAHHEKIIVIDQSVAFVGGIDLAYGRWDDREHRLTDVGSVTRSHLENAEAASSNMAAPANGSSSAPQTNGKGVFTVTDSVDQPKLKSQGRMKRTRFSIRRHLQKHGFASADSDSDLEEEARSGSVRSLHTGVGELFGNTRFWHGKDYCNFVHKDWIQLDKPFDDFIDRHTTPRMPWHDIASVVHGKAARDVARHFIQRWNFTKLVKPKYRSLSYPCLLPKSHTTAGEQRYQVPNCIPAKVQILRSASDWSAGIKYHEESIHNAYVHTIENSQHFVYIENQFFISCADNRHVFNKIGDAIAERIIKAYREGKKYRVYVVTPLLPGFEGDINTGGGSAIQAVMHFNYRTMNRGDHSIISQLKREMGDQWMNYISIAGLRTHADLEGKLVTELIYVHSKMLIADDNTVIIGSANINDRSMLGKRDSEVAVIVEDSETVPSVMDGQVYQAGKYALQLRLECFKTILGAHTDTSIDVTDPISDHFYKEVWMATCARNATIYQKVFRCLPSSDVRNIFELEGYLTKPGLDKEDPNKAQEELKKIRGFLVQFPLQFLSEQNLLPPIGSKEAMVPMEVWT, via the exons ATGCTGCGGCAGTCCGACCCCAACTCCAGCACCCTGCAGCTGGTAGCTAATGATATGACAGGTATTATGGAGAAACTGGACACTCGAGAGCTTGACCTGGGAGACGGAGAGTACGACACGACCGACATCAGCGCTCCAG CAGCGGATCATTTACCCTTCACAGCGATCTACAACACGGTGGGTTTTAAGGAGTCTGAGGCCAGAGTGTTTCTGTCCTCGCCAATCACGGCGAAGATCCTGGAGGTGGAACGCCACACCTCAGCTCAGGACCGCTTCTACGTCACCACGCAGAGGAGCATCAGCAAG tCAATGCCGGCGGTGTTTAAGATCGAGTTGAAGCACGGTGAGTTCACGTGGCTGGTGAAGAGGAGGGAGAAACACTTCATCGATCTGCACAGAGAGCTGAGGACATACAAGACATTCATGAGGCTGCCGCTGCCCACACGCAG TCACACGATAAAGAGGGAGGCAGCCGCAGAGGGGGTGAGGCAGATGCCCAACCTCCcccgaggaggaggagatgatcTGGGCAGAGAGGAGCAGGTTTCCAGTAGAAGG AAACAACTTGAAGATTACTTGAATAAACTCCTGAATATGCCGATGTACAGAAACTACCATGCAACG ACGGAGTTCATCGATGTCAGCCAGCTCTCCTTCATCCATGATCTGGGACCCAAAGGCtt AGAAGGGATGGTGCTGAAGAGATCCGGGGGCCATCGTATTCCCGGGATGAACTGCTGTGGTCACAGTAAAATGTGCTACCGCTGGTCCAAACG ctGGCTGGTGGTGAAGGACTCGTTTCTGCTCTACATGAAGCCAGACTCTGGTGCTATCTCCTTTGTGATGCTGGTTGACAAAGAGTTCAGCATCAAGATGGACTCCAAGGAAACTGAGACCAAACACGGCGTTCGAATCGACAGTCTGTCCAG GTCACTGGTGCTAAAGTGCAGCAGCTACAGACACGCCCGCTGGTGGGGTCAGGCAATCGAAGACTTCGTCCGGAAGCACGGCTCGGCCTTCCTCACCGACCATCGCTTTGGATCCTTTGCCAGAGAGGAAGTCAACATCCCTGCCAAATG GTATGTGAACGGGAAGACGTACATGGAGGATGTTGCGGATGCTCTTGAAGAAGCCAAAGAGGAAATCTTCATCACAGACTGGTG GTTAAGTCCAGAAATCTTCCTGAAGCGGCCGGTCGTTGAAGGCAACCGCTGGCGTCTGGACTGCATCCTGAAACGCAAAGCA CAACAAGGAGTCCATATCTTCGTGATGCTGTATAAGGAGGTGGAGTTAGCTCTGGGCATCAACTCTGGATACAGCAAACGAACTCTGCTGCACCTCCACCCCAACATCAAG GTGATGCGTCACCCGGACCACGTCTCCTCTGCCGTCTACCTGTGGGCACATCATGAGAAGATCATTGTTATCGACCAATCAGTGGCCTTCGTTGGTGGGATTGATCTGGCGTACGGTCGTTGGGATGACAGAGAACATCGACTGACAGATGTTGGGAGCGTCACACGCTCACACTTGGAAAAC GCTGAAGCTGCCTCTTCCAACATGGCCGCTCCCGCCAACGGCAGCAGCAGTGCTCCTCAGACCAACGGGAAGGGCGTATTCACGGTGACAGACTCAGTGGACCAGCCCAAACTGAAGAGTCAGGGGAGGATGAAGAGGACTAGGTTCAGCATCAGGAGACACCTGCAGAAACACGGGTTCGCCAGTGCTGACAGCGACAGTGACCTGGAGGAAGAAGCCA GAAGTGGCTCAGTACGCAGTCTTCATACAGGGGTGGGAGAGTTGTTTGGAAACACACGCTTCTGGCACGGGAAAGACTACTGCAACTTTGTGCACAAGGACTGGATCCAACTGGACAAACCGTTCGATG ATTTCATTGACAGACACACAACTCCCAGAATGCCATGGCACGACATCGCCTCAGTGGTTCATGGGAAAGCAGCTCGAGACGTGGCCAGACACTTTATTCAACGGTGGAACTTTACCAAG CTGGTGAAGCCAAAGTACCGCTCTCTGTCGTACCCATGTCTGCTGCCCAAGTCTCACACCACGGCCGGAGAGCAGAGATACCAAGTCCCCAACTGCATCCCTGCCAAAGTCCAG ATCCTTCGCTCAgcctctgattggtcagctggTATCAAATACCACGAGGAGTCCATCCACAACGCCTACGTCCACACCATCGAGAACAGCCAACACTTCGTCTACATAGAG AATCAGTTCTTCATCAGCTGTGCCGACAACAGACACGTTTTCAACAAGATAGGAGATGCCATCGCAGAGAGAATCATTAAAGCATACAG GGAGGGTAAAAAGTACCGAGTATACGTGGTGACGCCTCTGCTGCCTGGCTTCGAAGGAGACATCAACACTGGAGGGGGCAGCGCCATCCAGGCCGTCATGCACTTCAACTACAG GACGATGAACAGAGGAGATCACTCCATCATCTCACAGCTCAAGAGAGAGA tgGGAGACCAGTGGATGAACTACATCTCCATTGCTGGTCTGAGGACTCACGCTGATCTGGAGGGGAAGCTGGTCACCGAGCTCATCTACGTCCACAGCAAGATGCTGATCGCAGACGATAACACCGTCATCATCG GGTCTGCGAACATCAACGACAGGAGCATGCTGGGAAAGAGGGACAGCGAGGTGGCGGTGATAGTGGAGGACTCAGAGACGGTGCCATCAGTGATGGACGGTCAGGTCTACCAGGCAGGGAAATATGCCCTGCAGCTCCGCCTCGAGTGCTTCAA GACAATTCTCGGCGCTCACACTGATACCTCCATTGACGTCACTGATCCAATCAGCGATCATTTCTACAAGGAGGTGTGGATGGCCACCTGCGCTCGCAACGCCACCATTTACCAGAAG